In Pochonia chlamydosporia 170 chromosome 3, whole genome shotgun sequence, the following are encoded in one genomic region:
- a CDS encoding cyclin-dependent kinase G-1 (similar to Verticillium alfalfae VaMs.102 XP_003002420.1), with the protein MASKGKSRWADTEEDAELESKLRQEREEKRRKKAEKARKLEADKQAALAASSQSNDINQEAEGRPSKRRRVTPEAETSSNNNKPIKLLRFENAGTWGKSRSVENYDKLNDIEEGTYGWVARGTERATGKVVALKRLKLEPSDRNGLPVTGLREIQILQDCKHRNIVRLEEVVVGEDVTKLDNSIFLVLEFVEHDLKGILEDMPEPFLSSEVKRLLLQLTSGLSYLHENWILHRDLKTSNLLLNNRGQLKIADFGMARYVGDPPPKLTQLVVTLWYRAPELLLGTKTYDAAVDMWSVGCIFGELITREPLLQGTNEVDQMSKIFELCGVPTEESWPGFRRLPNARSLKLPKNSLTTGSVIRARFPGMTTAGASLLNDLLALDPDRRPTAKEMLSHEYFRQDPKPKPESMFPTFPSKAGQERRRRHEPNAPVRGQAVSLGDVDLSGIFQGRDKEERGAGFTLRMV; encoded by the exons ATGGCTAGCAAGGGCAAATCGAGATGGGCAGAcaccgaagaagacgccGAGTTGGAATCAAAGCTAAGACAAGAAAGGGAAGAGAAGCGTCggaagaaggcagagaaggcgcgcaagctcgaggccGACAAACAAGCAGCTCTAGCAGCATCCTCCCAGAGCAACGACATCAACCAAGAAGCGGAGGGAAGACCCTCCAAACGACGCAGAGTTACGCCCGAAGCAGAGACCagtagtaataataataaaccGATAAAACTCTTGCGATTCGAGAATGCCGGCACATGGGGGAAGAGTCGGAGCGTCGAGAACtacgacaagctcaacgacATCGAGGAGGGCACATACGGCTGGGTCGCAAGGGGAACAGAACGTGCGACTGGGAAAGTTGTGGCGCTGAAAAGATTAAAACTCGAGCCTTCAGATCGAAATGGGCTACCGGTTACGGGATTGAGAGAGATTCAGATTCTGCAGGACTGCAAGCACCGCAACATTGTACGACTGGAAgaggttgtggttggcgaggATGTCACAAAGCTTGACAA TTCAATATTCCTAGTCCTCGAATTCGTGGAGCACGACCTCAAAGGTATTCTCGAAGACATGCCTGAACCCTTCCTATCCTCCGAAGTCAagcgcctcctcctccagctaACGTCCGGCCTGTCCTACCTGCACGAAAATTGGATTCTTCACCGCGATCTCAAAACATCAAACCTCCTCTTAAATAACCGTGGccagctcaagattgccgacTTCGGCATGGCTCGCTATGTCGGCGATCCACCACCTAAACTGACCCAGCTTGTCGTAACGCTGTGGTACCGCGCTCCAGAACTGCTTCTAGGGACAAAGACATACGACGCTGCGGTAGATATGTGGAGCGTTGGCTGCATATTCGGCGAGCTCATAACGCGCGAGCCCCTGCTCCAAGGCACCAACGAGGTAGACCAAATGTCCAAGATATTTGAACTGTGCGGCGTGCCAACTGAAGAATCGTGGCCCGGATTCCGAAGGCTCCCCAACGCCAGGAGTTTGAAGCTTCCCAAGAATTCCTTAACCACTGGATCCGTTATACGGGCACGGTTTCCAGGCATGACCACCGCTGGAGCCAGCCTTCTCAACGATCTGTTAGCTCTGGATCCAGACCGACGACCGACAGCCAAAGAGATGCTCAGTCACGAATACTTCCGCCAGGATCCTAAACCAAAGCCTGAGAGCATGTTCCCAACTTTCCCCAGCAAAGCGGGTCAGGAACGAAGACGTCGACATGAACCCAATGCGCCTGTCAGAGGTCAAGCAGTAAGCTTAGGTGACGTCGACTTGAGTGGCATATTCCAGGGAAGAGACAAGGAGGAGCGTGGAGCTGGCTTTACGCTGCGAATGGTATGA